From the genome of Mugil cephalus isolate CIBA_MC_2020 chromosome 2, CIBA_Mcephalus_1.1, whole genome shotgun sequence, one region includes:
- the lbx1b gene encoding transcription factor LBX1b, translated as MMTSKEVAKCEAVENRRRSPLDHLPPPANSNKPLTPFSIEDILNKPSVKRSYTICGTAHLISSTEKHRPSSIPLSSRALLTQTSPLCALEELASKTFKGLEVSVLQAAEGRDGMTLFGQRTTPKKRRKSRTAFTNHQIYELEKRFLYQKYLSPADRDQIAQQLGLTNAQVITWFQNRRAKLKRDLEEMKADVESAKAIGQVPLDKLAKLADLEKCANGTLGHPRGESPARGGQQEHELAQKLRTSPLSPFSDHTTSKECSEDEDVEIDVDD; from the exons ATGATGACATCCAAAGAAGTGGCCAAATGTGAAGCAGTGGAAAACAGGAGGCGAAGCCCGCTGGACCACTTGCCGCCTCCTGCCAACTCCAACAAGCCGCTGACTCCTTTCAGTATCGAGGACATCTTGAATAAGCCGTCTGTGAAACGAAGTTACACGATTTGCGGAACGGCTCATCTAATTTCGTCCACCGAGAAGCACCGCCCGTCCAGCATCCCTCTGTCCAGCCGGGCTCTCCTCACCCAAACCTCCCCGCTCTGCGCGCTGGAGGAGCTGGCCAGCAAGACCTTCAAGGGACTGGAAGTCAGCGTTTTACAGGCCGCGGAAG gacgAGACGGGATGACTTTGTTCGGTCAGAGAACCACCCCGAAGAAGCGTCGAAAGTCTCGGACGGCGTTCACCAATCATCAAATCTACGAGCTGGAGAAGCGCTTCCTCTACCAGAAGTACCTGTCCCCTGCAGACCGGGACCAGATCGCTCAGCAGCTCGGCCTGACGAACGCGCAGGTCATCACGTGGTTTCAGAACCGGAGGGCCAAGCTAAAACGGGacctggaggagatgaaggccGATGTGGAGTCGGCCAAGGCCATCGGCCAGGTCCCACTGGACAAGCTCGCCAAGCTGGCGGACCTGGAGAAATGTGCCAATGGCACGCTGGGCCACCCGCGAGGCGAGTCCCCCGCGCGGGGAGGCCAGCAGGAGCACGAGCTCGCTCAGAAACTGCGGACGTCGCCGCTGTCTCCTTTCTCAGACCACACAACTAGTAAGGAGTGCTCGGAGGACGAGGACGTGGAGATTGATGTGGATGACTGA